A region from the Bacteroidales bacterium genome encodes:
- a CDS encoding YihA family ribosome biogenesis GTP-binding protein, with translation MKITKAEFVKSSTQISQLPGGNLPEFAFVGRSNVGKSSLINMLLEKKQLAHISQKPGKTRTINHYIINDSWYMVDLPGYGYAQTSKKERKEMLRFIKDYILYAPNLINLFVLLDAKIKPQSSDLNFMEWLGINEIPFTMVFTKMDKISSSELSKNMAQYRQEMLKKWEFLPMVINSSAVKKQGREEILNYIEELLNYC, from the coding sequence GTGAAAATCACAAAGGCAGAGTTTGTAAAGAGCTCCACACAGATTAGCCAGCTTCCGGGAGGAAACCTCCCGGAATTTGCATTCGTGGGTCGTTCTAATGTAGGCAAATCGTCACTGATCAACATGCTCCTGGAAAAAAAACAACTTGCCCACATTTCCCAGAAGCCCGGAAAGACAAGAACCATCAATCATTACATAATCAATGACAGTTGGTATATGGTTGATCTGCCCGGATATGGTTACGCACAGACCTCAAAAAAAGAAAGAAAGGAGATGCTCCGGTTTATTAAAGATTATATCCTGTATGCCCCTAACCTGATCAACCTTTTTGTTCTGCTGGACGCAAAGATAAAACCCCAGTCATCTGATCTCAATTTTATGGAATGGCTGGGAATAAATGAAATACCCTTCACTATGGTTTTTACAAAAATGGATAAAATATCAAGCTCTGAATTATCAAAGAATATGGCCCAATACCGGCAGGAAATGCTGAAAAAATGGGAATTTCTGCCCATGGTAATCAACTCCTCCGCAGTTAAAAAGCAGGGAAGAGAGGAAATTTTAAATTATATAGAAGAATTACTGAATTATTGTTGA